From Rhodothermales bacterium, a single genomic window includes:
- a CDS encoding ATP-dependent Clp protease proteolytic subunit: RTIEDVERDSDRDYWMSSEEAKSYGLIDNVLVKAALPKKEE; encoded by the coding sequence GTCGCACGATCGAAGACGTCGAGCGCGATTCGGATCGGGACTACTGGATGAGTTCGGAAGAGGCAAAGAGCTACGGCCTGATCGACAATGTGCTTGTAAAGGCGGCACTTCCGAAGAAGGAGGAATAG
- a CDS encoding GNAT family N-acetyltransferase yields the protein MIVRPVQSDHEWEIARQIRTTVFIIEQECPPEEEWDEYDEVSRHLLAWLDSEAIGVARWRTSSHNERVVAKLERFAILPPYRGQAYGRELIRQTMEDARRAGFEEQVVHAQAYLEDLYRDFGFVTEGETFMEAGIPHVKMVFVPRSDT from the coding sequence CTGATCGTTCGGCCCGTGCAATCCGACCACGAATGGGAGATCGCACGGCAGATTCGGACCACGGTCTTCATTATCGAGCAGGAGTGCCCGCCGGAGGAGGAGTGGGACGAATATGACGAGGTAAGCCGGCACCTTCTGGCGTGGCTGGACTCCGAGGCGATCGGGGTGGCGCGCTGGCGAACCTCATCCCACAACGAGCGGGTGGTGGCTAAGCTGGAACGATTCGCGATCCTGCCTCCGTACAGGGGTCAAGCCTACGGCCGGGAGTTGATTCGGCAGACCATGGAAGACGCTCGGCGCGCCGGATTTGAAGAGCAGGTGGTCCACGCGCAGGCCTATCTGGAGGACCTTTACCGGGATTTCGGCTTTGTCACGGAAGGTGAAACTTTCATGGAAGCGGGAATACCACATGTGAAGATGGTATTTGTGCCGCGGTCGGATACATGA